The genomic interval CTAGATTTGTTTCATTCTTAAAGTATAAGTTAGAAATACAAGGTAAGACTTTGATGGTGATGGATCAGTGGTATCCATCCTCAAAGACCTGTAGTACCTGTGGTGAGATTCATAGTGAACTCAAACTCAATAATCGAGTTTTCGAGTGTAAGCAGTGTGAACTACACTTAGATAGAGATCATAACGCAGCGATCAATATCAATAAAGAGGGATTAAGACAGTACAAATT from Paracholeplasma manati carries:
- a CDS encoding transposase produces the protein RFVSFLKYKLEIQGKTLMVMDQWYPSSKTCSTCGEIHSELKLNNRVFECKQCELHLDRDHNAAININKEGLRQYKLAFQ